From the genome of Nicotiana sylvestris chromosome 2, ASM39365v2, whole genome shotgun sequence, one region includes:
- the LOC138885809 gene encoding serine/threonine-protein phosphatase 7 long form homolog, whose product MDFPPPAHPGPAEDQLLVLQGDHRSSFVWEVQLSMQALRPRRPDDLWEFIVEHPFHARVVARLQATGFYTIFELGQMQLDWSLITALEERWRPETHTFHLPTGEATITLEDVQVLYGLRVDGWAVALPQYIRSMTRAQFLDMMGHFTGYRPQGDAGGSRVALSAIRDHMAVLHPVITGETEDLHIER is encoded by the coding sequence atggactttcctccgcctgcgcatcctggacctgccgaggatcagctactagtgttgcagggcgaccataggtcctccTTTGTATGGGAGGTACAACTATCGATGCAGGCTCTCCGCCCCAGGAGACCTGACGATTTGTGGGAGTTCATCGTGGAGCATCCTTTCCATGCCCGCGTAGTCGCGCGCCTACAGGCTACGGGCTTCTATACGATTTTTGAGCTTGGACAGATGcagcttgattggtctctcatcacggccttggaagagcggtggcgaccggagacgcacacttttcacttgcccactggagaagccaccatcacgctggaggatgttcaggttttgtacgGGCTGCGCGTAGATGGATGGGCCGTGGCACTGCCCCAGTACATTAGATCCATGACGCGTGCACAGTTTTTGGATATGATGGGGCATTTTACTGGTTATAGACCTCAGGGTGACGCTGGGGGCAGTCGCGTTGCTTTGTCAGCCATCAGAGATCATATGGCTGTTTTGCACCCAGTCATTACCGGTGAGACGGAGGATCTCCATATTGAGAGGTAA